A genomic segment from Vicinamibacterales bacterium encodes:
- the lgt gene encoding prolipoprotein diacylglyceryl transferase, with protein MYPTLLSFGPITIYSYGVLLAAAYLIGLKLALVRSARQGFDPNKVMDLGILIIISALVGAKLMLFLVDFEYFSQSAERLLSLVRAGGVFYGGLLLAVPVAWWYLRRHRMPVWTACDAFAPGIALGHAIGRLGCLMAGCCYGKPTDMPWGIVFTNTFAATNVGTPLDVHLHPTQLYESFAELGILLMLLGMERRSQGFPGRTFWLYVLLYGVSRFVTEFYRGDPRGMVFDAISTSQFVSGLIVPLSIVMLVYLARFSFTDQRKSHA; from the coding sequence ATGTATCCAACACTGCTTAGTTTCGGTCCAATCACGATTTACAGCTATGGCGTTCTGCTTGCAGCGGCCTACCTAATAGGCCTAAAACTTGCATTAGTCCGCTCGGCAAGACAGGGATTTGACCCAAATAAGGTGATGGATTTAGGAATCCTCATCATCATATCGGCGCTGGTTGGTGCCAAACTGATGTTGTTCCTTGTGGATTTTGAGTACTTCTCCCAAAGCGCGGAACGGTTGTTATCGCTCGTACGAGCTGGTGGAGTCTTCTACGGCGGGCTACTCCTCGCCGTACCGGTGGCCTGGTGGTATCTACGCCGCCACCGGATGCCGGTCTGGACGGCATGCGACGCCTTCGCCCCGGGCATCGCGCTGGGGCATGCCATCGGTCGCCTCGGTTGTTTAATGGCAGGTTGCTGCTACGGCAAGCCGACCGATATGCCCTGGGGCATCGTGTTCACGAATACGTTCGCAGCAACCAATGTAGGAACGCCACTTGACGTCCACCTCCATCCGACACAGTTGTATGAATCGTTCGCAGAATTAGGCATCTTGCTAATGCTGTTAGGTATGGAACGGCGCAGTCAGGGTTTTCCGGGCCGTACGTTCTGGCTGTACGTTCTACTGTACGGGGTCTCACGCTTCGTTACCGAATTCTACCGCGGCGATCCTAGAGGAATGGTTTTCGACGCCATTTCGACCTCACAGTTCGTCTCGGGACTCATCGTTCCGCTCAGTATTGTTATGTTGGTCTATCTTGCTAGATTCTCCTTTACCGACCAACGTAAGTCCCATGCCTGA
- the lspA gene encoding signal peptidase II: MMSHPIGPSMGKSWPCHIRWSIFIVAGSIVGLDQLCKALVRQLIPLHDSITLIPGLVNITHVRNTGAAFGILNAADFPFKPVVMTGVALLALVILGIYAARTFSHGTSARIGLALIFGGALGNMADRLMIGHVVDFVDVYWGTYHFWAFNVADSMITIGAICLLVDTVRTEDRNVSNTA; this comes from the coding sequence ATGATGTCTCACCCAATCGGACCTTCGATGGGTAAATCGTGGCCCTGCCACATTCGATGGTCGATCTTCATTGTGGCAGGAAGTATCGTTGGCTTAGACCAACTCTGTAAAGCACTCGTCCGACAACTCATTCCACTCCACGACAGCATCACTCTGATCCCAGGCCTCGTGAACATCACCCACGTGCGGAATACGGGAGCAGCATTCGGCATCCTGAATGCAGCGGACTTTCCTTTTAAGCCCGTGGTCATGACAGGAGTCGCTCTGCTGGCGCTGGTTATACTCGGGATCTATGCCGCGCGGACTTTCTCACACGGTACTTCTGCGAGGATTGGCTTGGCATTGATTTTCGGCGGTGCTTTGGGAAACATGGCCGATCGCCTCATGATCGGCCATGTCGTTGATTTCGTCGATGTGTACTGGGGTACGTATCATTTTTGGGCATTCAATGTTGCAGATTCAATGATAACAATCGGTGCAATCTGTTTACTTGTTGATACCGTTCGCACGGAAGATCGCAATGTATCCAACACTGCTTAG
- the ileS gene encoding isoleucine--tRNA ligase, whose protein sequence is MKASLQKAEPEAIARWEETGLYEQIRAHRAGAPKCVLHDGPPYANGRIHIGTALNKILKDFVVRAKTMSGFDSPYVPGWDCHGLPIELKVDRELGSRKRDLSKADLRRAYRTYAETYVGVQREDFKRLGVLGTWSEPYLTMAFRYQAAIVRALGKFVEQGMVYRGKKPVHWCIHCQTALAEAEVDYAPHNSPSIYVEFKMAKESIEELAAKQKALGERPVSALIWTTTPWTIPSNLAIAFHPDLDYGFYSPDSGDSPTIVVVADAIAERIETEIGRHLGERLAVVKGAELEGLRFKHPLYDRVSVGVLGNYVTLEQGTGVVHTAPGHGADDFNTGVKYGLETYAPVGPDGKFDSTVKTFSGMRVFDANPKIEEALADAGRLWHRAQLEHSYPHCWRCRHPVIFLATWQWFIAMEAAGLRQGALNAIQEVQWFPPWGQERIHNMLEYRPDWCISRQRSWGVPIPALYCTKCGDAALTTALTEHAAKVFEAFGADAWYERDLSEFVPPKHKCDTCGGNEFKREQDILDVWFDSGSSHEAVLEDRQLGWPAEIYLEGSDQYRGWFHSSLLVGQGTRGKAPYRQVITHGFVVDESGRKMSKSLGNDIAPQTVIEESGAEILRLWVAMVDYREDVRIGKEILARVIEAYRKIRNTLRILVANLHDFEPIEDAVPPDQLEELDRFVLARYADNATRVITAYDRYDFQQIFQTLNRFVTVELSALYIDIVKDRLYTFAPAHPARRSTQTAIFRIADGLTQLIAPILPVTADELWRVLPGSREVSVHLADFPSGLDELIDSELVERWERLVRIREAVNAKIEILRKNKTVGTSLEACVQLRASGDTLALLERYRDELPTLLIAQAQVESVQMTSTDESSVTGETIGIEVGRASGLKCERCWRYVPSLSNQPDKQGLCDRCVEMLSAAKIPSP, encoded by the coding sequence ATGAAGGCAAGCCTGCAGAAGGCTGAGCCCGAAGCGATTGCGCGCTGGGAAGAGACCGGACTCTACGAGCAAATTCGTGCTCACCGTGCTGGAGCACCTAAATGCGTTCTGCACGACGGTCCACCTTACGCTAACGGGCGCATTCACATCGGCACAGCACTCAACAAGATCCTTAAGGATTTTGTCGTACGGGCCAAAACAATGTCTGGGTTCGACAGCCCATACGTGCCCGGCTGGGATTGTCACGGACTCCCAATTGAACTCAAGGTAGACCGTGAGCTTGGCTCAAGAAAACGCGATCTAAGTAAAGCCGATCTCCGCCGAGCATACAGGACTTACGCTGAAACCTACGTTGGCGTGCAGCGTGAAGACTTCAAGCGCCTGGGTGTACTCGGAACTTGGTCGGAACCCTACCTGACCATGGCTTTTCGCTACCAAGCCGCAATCGTCCGGGCACTGGGTAAATTCGTCGAGCAAGGTATGGTGTATCGAGGTAAGAAACCAGTGCATTGGTGCATTCATTGCCAAACAGCGCTGGCAGAAGCGGAGGTCGATTACGCACCTCATAACTCACCTTCGATCTACGTAGAGTTCAAGATGGCAAAGGAGTCCATTGAGGAACTTGCCGCCAAGCAAAAAGCCCTTGGGGAGCGGCCCGTTTCCGCTCTCATCTGGACCACAACACCATGGACCATCCCGTCCAACCTGGCGATCGCATTTCATCCTGATCTCGACTATGGGTTCTATTCTCCGGATAGCGGTGACTCTCCCACTATTGTCGTCGTCGCTGATGCAATCGCGGAACGTATCGAAACTGAAATAGGACGCCACCTAGGCGAACGCCTCGCTGTCGTTAAGGGTGCCGAGCTCGAGGGCTTACGCTTCAAGCATCCACTCTACGATCGAGTATCGGTCGGCGTTCTAGGCAATTACGTAACGCTTGAGCAGGGTACCGGGGTCGTACACACGGCGCCTGGTCACGGTGCTGACGACTTCAACACAGGTGTGAAGTACGGTCTAGAGACATACGCCCCGGTTGGCCCCGATGGAAAATTCGACAGCACGGTTAAAACCTTCTCTGGCATGCGTGTCTTCGACGCGAATCCGAAAATCGAAGAGGCTTTAGCCGATGCTGGACGACTATGGCATAGAGCTCAATTGGAACATTCCTATCCCCACTGCTGGCGCTGTCGGCACCCCGTCATTTTCCTCGCAACCTGGCAATGGTTTATTGCAATGGAAGCAGCGGGACTACGGCAAGGTGCATTGAATGCTATTCAAGAGGTTCAGTGGTTCCCCCCGTGGGGTCAAGAACGCATTCACAACATGCTGGAATATCGTCCCGACTGGTGTATTTCCCGCCAGAGGTCGTGGGGTGTACCAATTCCTGCGTTGTACTGCACGAAGTGTGGTGACGCTGCGCTAACGACAGCCCTGACCGAGCACGCGGCCAAAGTGTTTGAAGCCTTTGGAGCAGACGCCTGGTATGAACGAGACCTATCGGAATTCGTTCCACCGAAACATAAGTGTGACACCTGTGGTGGTAATGAATTCAAACGCGAACAGGACATCTTGGATGTTTGGTTCGATTCTGGCTCCAGCCACGAGGCGGTCCTGGAGGACCGCCAGCTCGGGTGGCCAGCCGAGATCTACCTCGAAGGAAGCGACCAATATCGTGGATGGTTCCACAGTTCCCTTCTAGTTGGACAAGGCACACGAGGAAAAGCGCCCTACCGTCAGGTCATCACACACGGATTCGTCGTCGATGAATCAGGCCGAAAGATGTCGAAGTCTCTAGGCAACGACATCGCTCCACAGACCGTCATCGAAGAAAGCGGTGCGGAGATCCTACGGCTGTGGGTCGCGATGGTCGACTACCGAGAAGACGTTAGAATCGGTAAAGAGATCTTGGCACGAGTCATCGAGGCTTACCGAAAAATTCGTAACACATTACGCATTCTGGTCGCCAACCTTCATGATTTTGAGCCGATTGAGGATGCTGTGCCACCCGACCAATTAGAGGAGCTTGACAGATTCGTGCTCGCGCGCTACGCCGACAATGCAACGCGAGTCATCACTGCTTACGATAGGTACGATTTTCAGCAAATTTTTCAAACACTTAATAGATTTGTCACCGTTGAGTTGAGTGCCCTCTACATCGATATCGTAAAGGACCGGCTGTATACATTCGCACCGGCACATCCAGCACGCCGGTCTACGCAGACTGCGATCTTTCGGATTGCCGATGGTTTGACGCAGCTCATCGCTCCGATATTACCCGTGACGGCAGACGAACTCTGGAGAGTGCTACCGGGTTCCAGAGAGGTTTCCGTACATCTTGCTGATTTTCCGTCTGGGCTCGACGAACTCATTGATTCTGAGTTGGTCGAACGGTGGGAACGTTTAGTTAGAATTCGCGAGGCGGTAAATGCCAAGATAGAGATCCTGCGTAAGAACAAGACGGTCGGCACCTCTCTTGAAGCATGTGTTCAACTTCGAGCAAGCGGTGATACACTCGCCCTGCTTGAACGATACCGAGACGAGCTTCCAACCCTGTTAATCGCGCAAGCACAGGTCGAGTCCGTGCAAATGACGTCCACGGACGAGAGCTCGGTGACGGGTGAGACGATTGGGATTGAAGTCGGCCGTGCTTCTGGACTCAAATGCGAGCGTTGCTGGCGTTACGTGCCGTCACTATCTAACCAACCGGACAAGCAAGGATTGTGTGATCGTTGCGTCGAAATGTTGAGCGCCGCAAAGATCCCTTCTCCCTAA
- a CDS encoding histidine triad nucleotide-binding protein, with translation MSDCLFCRIVKGEVSATIVYEDETLVAFEDISPRAPTHVLIVPRQHVETLNDLTPSDKELVGEMIWRSAAIAKERGIADSGYRTVFNCNRGAGQTVFHIHLHLLGGRALTWPPG, from the coding sequence ATGAGTGACTGTCTGTTTTGCCGAATTGTCAAAGGCGAGGTGTCGGCCACAATTGTGTACGAAGATGAGACACTTGTGGCATTTGAGGACATCAGCCCGCGAGCGCCGACACACGTACTAATCGTGCCACGCCAGCATGTGGAAACTCTTAATGACCTCACTCCTAGCGACAAGGAACTCGTTGGTGAAATGATCTGGCGTTCCGCTGCTATCGCCAAGGAACGAGGTATCGCGGACAGTGGGTATCGTACCGTCTTTAATTGCAACCGTGGGGCGGGGCAAACCGTCTTTCACATCCACCTGCACCTGCTTGGCGGACGCGCTCTCACCTGGCCGCCCGGATAA
- the prmC gene encoding peptide chain release factor N(5)-glutamine methyltransferase, translating to MSILSLVNAACTRLIESGIRPEEAGLDAEVLARHLLGWDRATYFTERHQKITRAFDKEYISLIARRARREPVAYLTGKREFWGLEFAVTPDTLIPRPETELLIETVLQLRPDRSINGVLVDVGTGSGCIAVVLAIEFPNMTIVATDISQPALAVAQANAKRHGVSDRIELRHGPQLAGLSGPLDLIVSNPPYVTAQAMQHLAPEVRDHEPHLALNGGAGGTETLRALIEKASLKLVNNGSLIVEFGCDQEAVFRQIANATHLTDIQVVHDIQGLPRVGVATYRNNR from the coding sequence GTGAGTATCCTCTCTCTGGTGAATGCCGCTTGCACAAGACTGATCGAGTCGGGAATCCGTCCGGAAGAAGCCGGCCTCGATGCGGAGGTCCTTGCACGCCACCTTCTCGGGTGGGACCGTGCGACCTATTTCACCGAACGCCACCAGAAAATCACCCGGGCATTCGACAAAGAGTACATTTCTCTGATTGCGCGGCGCGCGCGGCGAGAACCAGTGGCCTATCTAACGGGTAAGCGCGAGTTCTGGGGCTTGGAATTCGCTGTAACACCAGACACTTTAATTCCTAGACCTGAAACAGAGCTCCTTATCGAAACCGTCCTACAACTTAGACCTGATCGATCAATAAACGGTGTGCTCGTCGACGTGGGTACCGGGTCGGGCTGTATCGCCGTCGTACTTGCCATTGAATTTCCTAATATGACGATCGTCGCAACGGACATCTCCCAACCGGCACTGGCCGTTGCTCAGGCCAATGCCAAACGTCATGGCGTCTCGGATCGGATCGAGTTACGGCACGGCCCGCAGTTAGCAGGTCTTTCCGGACCCCTTGACCTAATCGTGTCAAATCCGCCCTACGTAACGGCCCAGGCAATGCAGCACCTAGCACCGGAGGTGCGAGACCACGAACCGCACCTTGCGCTGAACGGCGGAGCCGGCGGTACTGAGACACTGCGTGCGCTTATCGAGAAAGCTAGCCTCAAACTCGTCAATAACGGTTCACTTATAGTTGAGTTCGGGTGCGATCAAGAAGCGGTGTTTAGGCAGATTGCCAACGCTACTCATCTAACCGATATACAAGTCGTCCACGACATTCAAGGGTTGCCCCGCGTTGGCGTGGCAACGTATCGGAATAACCGATGA
- the prfA gene encoding peptide chain release factor 1: MFEKLTAIETRYDELMQSISNLSAESDSAQYRKHAKALADIQPLVEKFRDYKGILAEIEQARELLNSTDGEMHDLAEQELHVLREREDTLLADIKLLLVPKDPNDEKNVILEIRAGTGGNEAGIFGADLFRMYSRFAERQGWRIDMLSINETGIGGIKEVIAIIEGRRVYSRLKYESGVHRVQRVPTTEASGRIHTSTATVAVLPEAEDVDIQIDPKEIRIDTFCSSGPGGQSVNTTYSAVRVTHLPTGIVVSQQDEKSQIKNKAKAMKVLRSRLYELELQKQQDAIAQDRRSQVGTGERSEKIRTYNFPQNRITDHRINFTTHQLTEVLNGDLSDLIEQVVTHFQSEELKQVQEVSLKP; the protein is encoded by the coding sequence ATGTTCGAAAAACTGACTGCGATTGAAACACGGTACGACGAACTGATGCAGAGCATCAGCAATTTGAGTGCTGAATCTGATTCCGCGCAGTATCGTAAACATGCCAAAGCACTCGCTGACATTCAGCCGTTAGTCGAAAAGTTTCGCGACTACAAAGGTATCTTGGCCGAAATCGAACAGGCTCGAGAACTCCTAAATTCGACTGACGGCGAGATGCACGACCTCGCAGAGCAGGAGCTTCACGTCCTGCGCGAACGTGAGGACACCTTACTCGCCGACATTAAATTGCTCCTCGTTCCCAAGGACCCTAACGATGAAAAAAACGTGATTCTGGAAATTCGGGCAGGCACAGGTGGAAACGAGGCCGGTATTTTTGGAGCCGATCTCTTCCGGATGTACAGTCGATTTGCCGAGCGCCAAGGATGGCGGATCGACATGCTTTCGATTAACGAGACCGGTATAGGCGGCATTAAAGAAGTTATCGCGATTATTGAGGGACGCCGAGTGTATAGCCGACTAAAGTACGAAAGTGGCGTGCACCGGGTTCAGCGCGTACCAACAACTGAAGCAAGCGGCCGGATTCATACATCAACGGCGACTGTCGCCGTACTTCCTGAAGCCGAAGATGTCGATATTCAAATCGACCCGAAGGAAATTCGGATCGACACATTCTGTTCAAGCGGCCCGGGAGGACAAAGTGTTAACACCACGTATTCAGCCGTGCGTGTGACCCACCTACCGACGGGAATTGTGGTATCGCAGCAGGACGAAAAATCACAGATCAAGAACAAGGCGAAGGCAATGAAGGTTCTTCGTTCACGACTCTACGAGCTCGAGCTTCAAAAACAACAGGATGCCATTGCCCAAGACCGACGCAGTCAAGTCGGTACTGGCGAACGCTCAGAAAAAATCCGCACATACAACTTCCCGCAAAACCGAATCACGGATCACCGTATTAACTTCACGACGCACCAGCTTACTGAAGTGTTGAACGGTGATTTATCAGATTTGATTGAGCAGGTTGTGACCCATTTCCAATCCGAAGAGCTTAAACAAGTCCAAGAGGTATCCCTCAAACCGTGA
- the moaD gene encoding molybdopterin converting factor subunit 1 codes for MRVNIRVFARLRDIVGVAELNRDVPTGTTAQRIWDDLVEEFPDISTYTGSISTAVNAEYAKMETVLDDGDEVAFLPPVSGGEFPG; via the coding sequence ATGCGTGTGAACATTCGCGTGTTCGCCCGCCTTCGCGACATTGTCGGCGTGGCTGAGCTGAACCGCGACGTACCAACTGGCACAACTGCACAAAGGATATGGGACGATCTAGTGGAGGAGTTTCCTGACATCAGTACCTACACAGGGTCGATATCAACGGCGGTGAATGCTGAATACGCAAAAATGGAAACGGTACTCGATGATGGCGATGAGGTGGCCTTCCTTCCTCCTGTCTCGGGTGGAGAATTTCCCGGCTGA
- a CDS encoding molybdenum cofactor biosynthesis protein MoaE, with protein sequence MMGLARLAVTTERLNLDALIRCVHDAPISDGSEGTGAVASFLGLVRESNLGRRVVKLKYEAYEPLALRAFKRIDNEIVERWPTAQLALHHRIGVLTIGEVSVAIVVAAPHRADAFAASRYAIERVKQIAPIWKREFFKDGDVWIEGATTDPDDAAAREEAFRRACV encoded by the coding sequence ATGATGGGTCTTGCTCGACTCGCGGTGACAACGGAGCGATTAAATCTCGATGCCCTGATCAGGTGCGTCCATGATGCTCCAATAAGCGACGGTTCGGAGGGTACTGGTGCAGTGGCCTCATTTCTCGGACTAGTGCGTGAGTCCAATCTTGGACGCCGCGTCGTCAAGTTGAAATACGAGGCCTACGAACCATTAGCGCTGCGCGCTTTCAAACGAATCGACAACGAAATTGTCGAACGATGGCCAACCGCTCAACTTGCTCTACACCATCGTATCGGAGTCCTAACCATCGGCGAAGTTAGCGTGGCGATCGTCGTGGCGGCGCCACATCGCGCCGATGCATTCGCGGCCAGTCGATACGCGATCGAACGAGTGAAACAGATCGCACCGATTTGGAAACGAGAGTTCTTCAAAGACGGTGACGTGTGGATCGAGGGTGCCACAACCGATCCTGATGACGCAGCAGCACGCGAGGAAGCGTTCCGACGGGCATGCGTGTGA
- the thiD gene encoding bifunctional hydroxymethylpyrimidine kinase/phosphomethylpyrimidine kinase, translating into MKTALTIAGSDSGGGAGIQADLKTFAAHGVYGTCAITAVTAQNTLGVEAVENLSVELIVAQVNVVADDIGVDAVKTGMLATPEIVERVATLLPSLPTPHIVVDPVMVAKSGARLLAEEAIDAVRRMLLPHASVVTPNAMEAEVLAKIEIDSLGSAREAARRIYDLGPGTVVIKGGHIPTADAVDLVYDGHEYLELSGPRLPSRQTHGTGCTFAAAVAANLALGLPTPDAISGAKHYVAQAIRHGLPFGSGHGPLGHFWKC; encoded by the coding sequence ATGAAGACAGCACTGACAATTGCGGGAAGCGACTCGGGTGGCGGTGCGGGTATCCAAGCCGATCTGAAGACCTTTGCTGCACACGGCGTATACGGGACGTGCGCTATTACAGCCGTTACCGCTCAGAATACTCTCGGCGTCGAAGCGGTTGAGAATCTTTCAGTAGAATTGATTGTCGCGCAGGTTAATGTCGTTGCTGATGACATTGGCGTGGATGCTGTAAAGACTGGCATGTTGGCAACACCAGAAATCGTGGAAAGGGTTGCGACACTATTACCATCGCTGCCTACACCCCACATCGTTGTGGACCCCGTGATGGTTGCTAAAAGCGGTGCACGCTTGTTGGCCGAAGAAGCTATTGACGCTGTTCGCCGAATGCTCTTACCTCACGCTTCTGTTGTAACCCCAAACGCTATGGAAGCGGAAGTGCTGGCCAAGATTGAGATCGACTCGCTTGGATCGGCCAGAGAAGCTGCCCGGCGTATCTACGATCTTGGACCGGGAACGGTCGTGATCAAGGGCGGACACATCCCAACAGCAGATGCGGTCGACCTTGTCTACGACGGTCACGAGTACCTAGAGTTGAGTGGCCCACGCCTCCCCTCCCGTCAAACACACGGCACTGGGTGTACATTTGCCGCAGCCGTGGCAGCTAACTTGGCACTGGGACTCCCGACGCCGGACGCCATCTCGGGCGCCAAACACTACGTCGCGCAGGCGATTCGCCACGGGCTACCATTTGGAAGCGGACACGGACCTCTCGGCCACTTTTGGAAGTGCTAG
- a CDS encoding biotin transporter BioY — protein sequence MSRIEGLRTLGVPSASLPLVLHWTRSSEYGQLVRTLAVLFFAALIASAAQISIPLPLTPVPLTLQPTIVLLSAAVLGARLGATCLVLYLAAGVVGFQVFTWSPWLPLGVGRLLGPTGGYLLAYPIAAYLVGWLVQRGMDRRYITSVGAMLAGLAVIYLGGFAWLLVFTSPEWSTQAAAKLGVYPFLLADAVKLCLAAALLPSFRRFTTGR from the coding sequence ATGTCAAGGATAGAGGGTTTGCGCACTCTTGGAGTCCCTTCGGCGTCTCTGCCTCTAGTATTGCACTGGACCCGTTCCAGCGAGTACGGCCAGCTGGTTAGGACGTTGGCGGTGCTATTTTTCGCTGCACTGATTGCATCGGCGGCCCAGATAAGCATCCCATTGCCATTGACGCCAGTCCCTCTGACGCTTCAACCAACAATTGTACTGCTAAGCGCCGCTGTATTGGGTGCCCGTTTGGGTGCGACCTGTCTCGTGCTTTATCTCGCAGCCGGTGTTGTCGGTTTCCAGGTATTTACTTGGTCGCCTTGGCTACCGCTAGGTGTTGGTCGCCTCCTTGGACCGACCGGTGGGTACTTACTGGCCTATCCGATCGCGGCCTATCTAGTCGGCTGGCTCGTTCAGCGCGGAATGGATCGACGATACATTACCTCTGTTGGAGCGATGCTGGCCGGGCTCGCTGTAATCTATCTTGGCGGTTTTGCTTGGCTGCTGGTGTTTACCTCACCGGAATGGAGCACGCAGGCGGCGGCCAAACTCGGTGTCTATCCCTTCCTACTGGCTGACGCGGTTAAACTTTGTCTTGCCGCGGCCCTACTTCCTAGTTTTAGGCGATTCACGACTGGCCGTTAG
- a CDS encoding FumA C-terminus/TtdB family hydratase beta subunit: MLSQLFESVLDLIVQTSTNLPPDVRAAMSHTVGSESSGSRSSQALDIISLNIDQASDCEGAICQDTGMPTFEIQTPVDVNQIVMHREIHRAVVEATEQGKLRPNSVDSITGKNSGDNLGPGTPIIHFNQWERDEIEIRLLLKGGGCENMNAQYALPAELTHLGRADRTLEGVRKCILHAVWQAQGRGCSPGAVGVCVGGDRTSGYSHAKAQLFRLLDDVNPDSRLADLERSVMATVNGLGVGTMGFGGDVSLIGCKIAALNRLPASFFVSVAYDCWAFRRLGVVLDKESGAIRRWLYRDPTMPVMRMTAVTDTGFSKTGQEVVLMAPIDEATIRKLRVGDVVLVSGRVYTGRDAVHTYLMEHKSPVDLRGGVLYHCGPVVVREGEGWRITAAGPTTSIREEPYQGEVLKRHGIRVVIGKGGMGAETLAALQETGAVYLNAIGGAAQFYARAIERVDGVSLLDFGTPEAMWHLQVHDFPAIVTMDAHGASLHREVEKDSGERLATM, encoded by the coding sequence ATGTTGTCGCAATTATTCGAGAGCGTTCTCGATTTAATCGTGCAGACGTCGACCAATCTTCCACCAGACGTCCGCGCAGCCATGTCGCATACCGTGGGTTCTGAATCTTCTGGCAGCCGGTCTTCTCAAGCGCTCGACATCATTTCACTGAACATCGATCAGGCCTCCGACTGTGAGGGGGCGATCTGTCAAGACACCGGGATGCCAACGTTCGAAATTCAAACGCCTGTCGACGTCAATCAGATTGTAATGCACCGGGAGATCCATCGGGCCGTTGTGGAAGCGACTGAGCAGGGCAAGCTTCGACCGAATTCAGTCGACTCAATCACGGGCAAGAATTCTGGTGACAACCTCGGACCTGGGACGCCGATCATCCACTTTAATCAATGGGAGCGCGACGAGATTGAGATCCGATTGTTACTGAAGGGTGGCGGTTGTGAGAACATGAACGCCCAGTATGCCTTGCCGGCCGAGCTGACGCACTTGGGTCGTGCCGATCGGACACTCGAGGGCGTCCGAAAGTGTATTCTACATGCCGTATGGCAGGCTCAAGGTAGGGGCTGTAGTCCTGGTGCAGTCGGAGTGTGTGTTGGCGGCGACCGAACGTCGGGCTACTCCCATGCTAAGGCTCAGCTCTTTAGATTGCTGGACGACGTTAATCCCGACTCTCGTCTGGCGGACCTCGAGCGTTCTGTGATGGCTACGGTTAATGGGCTCGGTGTGGGCACGATGGGGTTTGGGGGTGACGTGTCGCTTATTGGGTGCAAGATTGCTGCACTCAATCGGCTTCCCGCGAGTTTCTTTGTATCCGTTGCGTATGATTGTTGGGCCTTCCGTCGGCTAGGAGTCGTGCTTGATAAGGAATCTGGAGCGATCCGCCGCTGGCTTTATCGTGACCCTACGATGCCAGTAATGCGAATGACCGCGGTTACCGACACCGGGTTCTCGAAAACTGGGCAGGAAGTAGTGCTAATGGCGCCGATTGATGAAGCTACGATCAGGAAACTTCGCGTTGGCGATGTTGTGTTGGTTTCTGGCCGTGTCTATACGGGGCGTGATGCTGTTCACACGTATCTAATGGAGCACAAGTCTCCGGTCGATCTCCGGGGTGGCGTTCTTTATCACTGCGGCCCCGTCGTTGTACGCGAAGGTGAAGGGTGGCGTATTACAGCCGCGGGACCAACGACCAGTATCCGTGAGGAGCCATACCAGGGAGAGGTTTTGAAGCGCCATGGAATTCGGGTGGTGATTGGAAAAGGGGGCATGGGAGCTGAGACACTTGCAGCACTTCAAGAGACTGGCGCGGTCTATCTAAATGCCATTGGTGGCGCTGCCCAGTTCTACGCACGCGCGATTGAGCGGGTCGACGGTGTATCCCTTCTGGACTTCGGTACCCCCGAAGCGATGTGGCATCTGCAGGTGCACGACTTTCCAGCCATCGTGACGATGGATGCGCATGGTGCTAGTCTTCACCGTGAAGTTGAAAAAGACTCCGGTGAACGACTGGCAACTATGTGA